In Pyramidobacter piscolens W5455, the following proteins share a genomic window:
- a CDS encoding peptide ABC transporter substrate-binding protein translates to MRKRSWILAAAAALALCASACAAEKVFVYNLGVEPRTIDPALNNATDGSTVIYNLFEGLVRVSLEDKPEPGLAKSWDVSEDGLTWTFHLRDGLKWHDGTPLTAEHFRYGLLRVVDPNVASPYAFLGFPIVNAENFYNGKCKAEDVGIKVIDNTTLELKLAYQNPLMLDHLSYHIFFPAKPEVVEAHPRDWTTSPDTILCNGPFYLTEWKHNAEMTLVKNPHYWDAENVKIDKVRVVMITDPNTALAAFKGGKIDFTKRLPSMQIPVLLKSGQAKTVNTLGVSFSVFNVTQPPFDNPLVRRAFALAVDRQGIVDKVTMAGQAPANAYIPYGLPGPEDGKDFRSAGKSYFSNRAQPEEARKLLAEAGYPDGKGFPKVTYKYNTNEGNKNIAEALQAMWKRNLGIEVELYNEEWKVFINTRFQKNYQIARHAYLVDFFDPASLMDILVSDSPENVTGYNNPEYDKLVVAARSEMDHAKRIGYLLKAEDILMQDLPALPINYYSTPYMVSERVKGMYISPRNWDFFRGVEIAE, encoded by the coding sequence ATGAGAAAACGCAGTTGGATTTTGGCGGCAGCCGCGGCGCTTGCCTTGTGCGCGAGCGCGTGCGCGGCGGAAAAGGTCTTCGTTTACAACCTCGGCGTCGAGCCGAGAACGATCGATCCGGCGCTGAACAACGCCACCGACGGCTCCACCGTCATCTACAACCTCTTCGAAGGTCTGGTGCGCGTGTCCCTTGAGGACAAGCCCGAACCGGGGCTGGCCAAGAGCTGGGACGTCTCCGAAGACGGCCTGACCTGGACGTTCCACCTCCGCGACGGCCTCAAATGGCACGACGGCACGCCGCTGACGGCCGAACACTTCCGCTACGGACTGCTGCGCGTCGTCGATCCCAACGTCGCTTCGCCCTACGCCTTCCTCGGCTTCCCCATCGTCAACGCCGAAAACTTTTACAACGGCAAGTGCAAGGCCGAGGACGTCGGCATCAAGGTCATAGACAACACCACCCTCGAACTGAAGCTCGCCTACCAGAACCCGCTGATGCTCGACCACCTGTCCTACCACATCTTCTTCCCCGCCAAGCCCGAAGTCGTCGAAGCCCATCCCCGCGATTGGACGACCTCGCCCGACACGATCCTCTGCAACGGCCCCTTCTATCTCACCGAGTGGAAGCACAACGCCGAAATGACGCTCGTCAAGAATCCCCACTACTGGGACGCCGAGAACGTCAAGATCGACAAGGTGCGCGTCGTCATGATCACCGACCCCAACACCGCGCTCGCGGCGTTCAAGGGCGGCAAGATCGACTTCACCAAGCGGCTGCCTTCCATGCAGATCCCCGTGCTGCTCAAGAGCGGCCAGGCCAAGACCGTCAACACGCTCGGCGTCAGTTTCAGCGTCTTCAACGTCACGCAGCCTCCGTTCGACAACCCGCTCGTGCGCAGAGCTTTCGCGCTGGCCGTCGACCGCCAGGGCATCGTCGACAAGGTGACCATGGCCGGCCAGGCTCCGGCCAACGCCTACATCCCCTACGGCCTGCCCGGGCCGGAAGACGGCAAGGATTTCCGTTCCGCCGGCAAATCCTACTTCAGCAACCGTGCCCAGCCCGAAGAAGCGCGCAAATTGTTGGCCGAGGCCGGCTATCCCGACGGCAAGGGCTTCCCCAAGGTGACCTACAAGTACAACACCAACGAGGGCAACAAGAACATCGCCGAAGCCCTGCAGGCCATGTGGAAGAGGAACCTCGGCATCGAAGTCGAGCTGTACAACGAGGAATGGAAAGTCTTCATCAACACCCGCTTCCAGAAGAACTACCAGATCGCTCGCCACGCTTACCTCGTCGACTTCTTCGATCCCGCCAGCCTGATGGACATTCTCGTTTCCGATTCGCCCGAGAACGTCACCGGCTACAACAACCCCGAATACGACAAGCTCGTCGTGGCGGCCCGGAGCGAAATGGACCACGCCAAGCGCATCGGCTATCTGCTCAAGGCCGAGGACATCCTCATGCAGGATCTGCCCGCGCTGCCCATCAACTACTACTCCACTCCCTACATGGTCAGCGAGCGCGTCAAGGGCATGTACATCTCGCCGCGCAACTGGGACTTCTTCCGCGGCGTCGAGATCGCCGAGTAA
- a CDS encoding ABC transporter permease, which translates to MTEKISAEARPVRLPDLNDASLFEFVGAEEKNKAEFIRPSQTYWQDAWQRLKRDKLAMFGLFLIVGIFLMAIFGPLLSPYAYDEQDFLISNEFPSWAHPFGTDMFGRDMFVRVMYGARISLAVGLMASLINLTIGVIYGSISGFVGGRTDDVMMRIVDTIRSVPTMIYVILLMVVVGPGLKSIFITLGINYWTNMARIVRAEIMRVKNEEFVLAARVIGASPARMLLRHLIPNAMGPILVTLTFCIPQAIFAEAFLSFVGLGVSAPMASWGVLSSDAMNALMVYPYQLFFPAMAISLTILAFNFFGDGLRDALDPRLRK; encoded by the coding sequence ATGACTGAAAAAATTTCCGCGGAAGCGCGACCGGTCCGCCTGCCCGATCTGAACGACGCGTCGCTGTTCGAGTTCGTCGGCGCGGAGGAGAAAAACAAGGCGGAGTTCATCCGCCCCAGCCAGACGTACTGGCAGGACGCCTGGCAGCGCCTCAAACGCGACAAGCTGGCGATGTTCGGACTGTTCCTGATCGTCGGCATCTTTCTGATGGCGATCTTCGGGCCGTTGCTTTCGCCCTACGCCTACGACGAACAGGATTTTCTCATCTCCAACGAGTTCCCCTCGTGGGCGCATCCGTTCGGCACCGACATGTTCGGACGCGACATGTTCGTGCGCGTCATGTACGGCGCGCGCATCTCCCTGGCCGTCGGCCTGATGGCCAGCCTCATCAACCTGACGATCGGCGTGATCTACGGCAGCATCTCCGGTTTCGTGGGCGGCCGTACCGACGACGTGATGATGCGCATCGTCGACACGATCCGCAGCGTGCCGACGATGATCTACGTCATTCTGCTGATGGTCGTGGTCGGGCCGGGGCTGAAAAGCATTTTCATCACGCTGGGCATCAACTACTGGACCAACATGGCGCGCATCGTCCGCGCCGAGATCATGCGCGTCAAAAACGAGGAGTTCGTGCTCGCGGCGCGCGTCATCGGCGCCTCGCCGGCGCGCATGCTGCTGCGGCACCTGATCCCCAACGCCATGGGGCCGATCCTCGTCACGCTGACGTTCTGCATCCCGCAGGCGATCTTCGCCGAGGCGTTCCTGAGCTTCGTCGGGCTGGGCGTCAGCGCGCCGATGGCCTCGTGGGGAGTGCTCAGCAGCGACGCGATGAACGCGCTAATGGTCTATCCTTATCAGCTGTTCTTCCCCGCCATGGCGATCTCGCTGACGATCCTCGCGTTCAACTTCTTCGGCGACGGCCTGCGGGACGCGCTCGACCCGCGGCTGCGCAAGTAG
- a CDS encoding ABC transporter permease, which yields MLKYVLQRISTSLLTLFVIITLTFFLMRAIPGGPFTDEKVIPPEIMEKILERYHMNDPLWKQYGHYLWNAIHFDFGPSYRYEGMTVNQLISGSFPASALVGSLAILLSLAVGIPAGIISALRRGRWQDKTAMVLATLGITIPNYVIATLMVYLFAYRWGIVTVGFWEGLPTSILPAITLAGYPAAFISRLTRSSMLEVIQQDYIRTAYSKGLRERTVVYIHALRNAIIPVVTYLGPLIAGILTGSFVVEQVFGIPGLGLFFVTSIQNRDYTTIMGVTIFFSALLVFMNLLVDICLGFIDPRIKLAK from the coding sequence ATGTTGAAGTACGTGCTGCAGAGGATATCCACGAGTTTGCTGACGCTGTTCGTGATCATTACGCTGACGTTTTTTCTGATGCGGGCCATTCCGGGCGGCCCGTTCACCGACGAAAAGGTGATCCCGCCGGAAATCATGGAGAAGATCCTCGAACGCTACCACATGAACGATCCGCTCTGGAAGCAGTACGGACATTATCTGTGGAACGCGATCCACTTCGATTTCGGGCCGTCTTACCGCTACGAGGGCATGACGGTCAACCAGCTGATCTCCGGTTCGTTCCCCGCCTCCGCTCTGGTCGGTTCGCTGGCGATTTTGCTGTCGCTGGCGGTCGGCATTCCCGCGGGCATCATCTCGGCGCTGCGGCGAGGGCGATGGCAGGACAAGACGGCCATGGTGCTGGCCACGCTGGGGATCACGATACCGAATTACGTGATCGCGACGCTGATGGTTTACCTCTTCGCCTACCGCTGGGGGATCGTCACGGTCGGCTTCTGGGAAGGGCTGCCGACGTCGATCCTGCCGGCAATCACGCTGGCGGGCTATCCGGCGGCGTTCATCTCGCGCCTGACGCGCTCCAGCATGCTCGAAGTGATCCAGCAGGATTACATCCGCACGGCCTACTCCAAGGGACTGCGCGAACGCACGGTCGTGTATATCCACGCGCTGCGCAACGCGATCATCCCCGTCGTCACCTATCTGGGGCCGCTCATCGCGGGCATCCTCACGGGCAGCTTCGTCGTCGAGCAGGTGTTCGGCATTCCCGGCCTGGGCCTGTTCTTCGTGACGAGCATCCAGAACCGCGACTACACGACGATCATGGGCGTGACGATTTTCTTCAGCGCGCTGCTGGTGTTCATGAATCTGCTCGTCGACATCTGCCTCGGCTTCATCGATCCGCGCATCAAGCTGGCCAAATAG
- a CDS encoding ABC transporter ATP-binding protein gives MTGGQEILLEVTDLVKHFNVPRGVVRSVDGVSFSIRRGETLGLVGESGCGKTTAGRTIIRLYDVTSGSVKWKGHELASLSQKEMIPYRKELQMIFQDPYASLNPRMTVGDIVIEPMVIHGVPRDERIDRMRRLLSIVGLNSEHANRYPHEFSGGQRQRIGIARALAVEPECIICDEPISALNVSIQAQIVNTLEDLQRDLGLTYLFIAHDLSMVKHISDRVAVMYLGNIVEVAESNELYTNPLHPYTQSLLSAIPVPDPDKSDARKRIQLVGEVPSPIDPPSGCKFHTRCPWAFDRCGAEAPRLAGGEHQCACWLVND, from the coding sequence ATGACCGGCGGTCAGGAAATCCTTCTCGAAGTCACGGATCTGGTCAAACACTTCAACGTGCCCAGGGGCGTTGTGCGCTCCGTCGACGGCGTTTCGTTCAGCATCCGCCGCGGCGAGACGCTCGGCCTGGTCGGCGAGTCCGGCTGCGGCAAGACGACCGCCGGGCGCACGATCATCCGCCTGTACGACGTCACCTCGGGCAGCGTGAAGTGGAAGGGGCACGAGCTGGCGAGCCTTTCGCAGAAAGAAATGATCCCCTACCGCAAAGAGCTGCAGATGATCTTTCAGGATCCGTACGCTTCGCTCAATCCGCGCATGACCGTCGGCGACATCGTGATCGAGCCGATGGTGATCCACGGCGTGCCGCGCGACGAACGCATCGACCGCATGCGCCGCCTGCTTTCCATCGTCGGGCTCAACAGCGAGCACGCCAACCGCTACCCGCACGAGTTCTCGGGCGGGCAGCGTCAGCGCATCGGCATCGCCCGCGCGCTGGCCGTCGAACCGGAATGCATCATCTGCGACGAGCCGATCTCGGCGCTGAACGTGTCCATCCAGGCGCAGATCGTCAACACGCTCGAAGATTTGCAGCGCGATCTGGGGCTGACGTATTTGTTCATCGCCCACGATCTGTCGATGGTCAAGCACATCAGCGACCGCGTCGCCGTCATGTACCTCGGCAACATCGTCGAAGTGGCGGAGAGCAACGAGCTTTATACCAATCCGCTCCATCCCTACACGCAGTCGCTGCTGTCGGCCATTCCCGTCCCCGATCCCGACAAATCCGACGCGAGAAAGCGCATCCAGCTTGTCGGCGAAGTGCCCAGCCCGATCGATCCGCCTTCGGGCTGCAAGTTCCACACCCGCTGCCCGTGGGCGTTCGACCGCTGCGGCGCCGAAGCCCCGCGGCTCGCCGGCGGCGAGCACCAGTGCGCCTGCTGGCTGGTTAACGATTAG
- a CDS encoding ABC transporter ATP-binding protein yields the protein MSENILTISDLHTSFFTPVGEVKAVGGVSLKLAKGEVLGIVGESGSGKSVTMLSMLHLLGPSGKVVAGSVNFEGQELTTMNYKQMSDIRANKISMIFQDPMTSLNPVLSISYQLCEPLIRHKHMNRPEAKKRVIELLHDVGIEPAEERIGQYPHQFSGGQRQRLMIAMALACNPDLLIADEPTTALDVTVQAQILELMKDLQKKWNTAIILITHDLGVIAGMADRVAVMYSGHIVEEGTRRHIFYHPAHPYTQGLLKSVPNPDNLTKERLVPIKGQPPDLLNPPKGCPYALRCPKAMRVCLQYPPETQFVEEGHSAACWLQHAPHGGDAR from the coding sequence ATGTCGGAAAACATTCTCACGATCAGCGACCTGCACACCTCTTTCTTTACGCCGGTCGGCGAGGTCAAGGCCGTCGGCGGCGTCTCGCTGAAGCTCGCCAAGGGGGAAGTATTGGGCATCGTCGGCGAATCGGGCAGCGGCAAGTCCGTGACGATGCTGTCGATGCTGCATCTGCTCGGCCCGTCGGGCAAGGTCGTCGCCGGTTCGGTCAATTTCGAGGGGCAGGAATTGACGACGATGAACTACAAACAGATGTCGGACATCCGCGCCAACAAAATCTCGATGATTTTCCAGGATCCGATGACCAGCCTCAATCCCGTGCTGTCCATCTCGTACCAGCTGTGCGAGCCGCTGATCCGCCACAAGCACATGAATCGGCCCGAGGCGAAAAAGCGCGTGATCGAGCTGCTCCACGACGTCGGCATCGAGCCGGCCGAAGAACGTATCGGCCAGTATCCGCACCAGTTCTCCGGCGGGCAGCGCCAGCGCCTGATGATCGCCATGGCGCTGGCCTGCAATCCCGACCTGCTCATCGCCGACGAACCGACGACGGCGCTCGACGTGACCGTGCAGGCGCAGATCCTCGAGCTGATGAAGGATCTGCAGAAGAAATGGAACACGGCCATCATCCTCATCACGCACGATCTCGGCGTCATCGCCGGCATGGCCGACCGCGTCGCCGTCATGTACAGCGGGCACATCGTCGAGGAGGGGACGCGGCGCCATATTTTCTACCACCCGGCGCATCCGTACACACAGGGGCTGCTCAAGTCGGTGCCCAATCCCGACAACCTCACCAAGGAACGGCTGGTCCCCATCAAAGGGCAGCCGCCCGATCTGCTCAACCCGCCCAAGGGCTGTCCCTACGCGCTGCGCTGTCCCAAGGCGATGCGCGTCTGCCTGCAGTACCCGCCCGAAACGCAGTTCGTCGAGGAAGGCCATTCAGCCGCGTGCTGGCTTCAGCACGCGCCCCACGGAGGTGACGCGCGATGA
- a CDS encoding pyridoxal phosphate-dependent aminotransferase: protein MNIVEKFAMLGIDNAPGQESLQKSERLDLRGEKLAGPRVDFSHGDVDAHLPTPGSFEVFSHGFFEGGAQAYTPYRGRKTVLEHVAEKLSAFNGAKIDPAQNLILTPGTQGALFLAMGANVMPGDKVAIIEPDYFANRKMVEFFGGELVPVQMDYANVSGKAGLDLAALEKAFRDGAKLFLFSNPNNPVGCVYSCEEIRAIAALAKKYGAALIVDELYSRQVYPGVKYTHLAAQKEVPGNLITIIGPSKTESLSGFRLGAAFGSADVIERMEKLQAIMALRCPGYNQAVFFTWFDEPAGWMDARVAEHRRIRDDIMKVLAAAKGVSARATDGGSYLFVTIPELDVRLHAFIRIVRELADVIVTPGTEFGPQFLHQFRINFSQDHDKAVAAMERLLAVMDRYRKN, encoded by the coding sequence CCTGCGCGGCGAAAAGCTGGCAGGCCCGCGCGTCGATTTCTCTCACGGCGACGTCGACGCCCACCTGCCTACGCCCGGCAGCTTCGAGGTGTTCTCCCACGGTTTCTTCGAGGGCGGCGCTCAGGCTTACACGCCGTACCGCGGCCGCAAGACCGTGCTCGAACACGTGGCGGAAAAGCTTTCGGCCTTCAACGGCGCGAAGATCGACCCGGCGCAGAATCTGATCCTCACGCCCGGCACGCAGGGCGCCCTGTTCCTCGCCATGGGCGCGAACGTGATGCCCGGCGACAAAGTCGCCATCATCGAGCCCGACTACTTCGCCAACCGCAAGATGGTCGAGTTCTTCGGCGGCGAGCTGGTCCCCGTTCAGATGGATTACGCGAACGTTTCCGGCAAGGCCGGCCTCGACCTCGCCGCGCTGGAAAAGGCGTTTCGGGACGGCGCGAAGCTGTTCCTTTTCTCCAACCCCAACAATCCCGTGGGCTGCGTCTATTCTTGCGAGGAAATCCGCGCCATCGCCGCGCTGGCGAAAAAATACGGCGCCGCGCTGATCGTCGACGAGCTTTACAGCCGCCAGGTCTATCCGGGCGTAAAGTACACCCACCTGGCCGCTCAAAAGGAAGTCCCCGGCAACCTGATCACCATCATCGGCCCCTCCAAGACCGAGTCGCTCAGCGGCTTCCGCCTTGGCGCCGCGTTCGGCAGCGCCGACGTGATCGAACGCATGGAAAAGCTTCAGGCCATCATGGCCCTGCGCTGCCCCGGCTACAACCAGGCCGTGTTCTTCACGTGGTTCGACGAGCCGGCCGGCTGGATGGACGCCCGCGTCGCCGAACACCGGCGCATCCGCGACGACATCATGAAGGTTCTTGCCGCGGCGAAAGGCGTTTCCGCCCGGGCCACCGACGGCGGCAGCTATCTCTTCGTGACTATCCCCGAGCTCGACGTCCGCCTGCACGCTTTCATCCGCATCGTGCGCGAGCTGGCAGACGTGATCGTCACCCCCGGCACCGAGTTCGGCCCCCAGTTCCTGCACCAGTTCCGCATCAACTTCTCGCAGGACCACGACAAGGCCGTCGCCGCCATGGAGCGCCTGCTGGCCGTCATGGACCGCTACCGCAAAAACTAG